A stretch of Microbacterium sp. LWH3-1.2 DNA encodes these proteins:
- a CDS encoding IclR family transcriptional regulator, with amino-acid sequence MPAADQTLRILSHLAHQRGPVPARSIATALGIPRSTVYHLLAALQEHQFVVHLPEDRRWGIGIAAFELAGGYSRQEPLARLGRPVLADLVDRTGESAHLAVMHGRDVLYIVEERAPRRPALVTDVGVRLPAHLTATGRAMLAALPREQVRALFPDAASFADRTGRGPQRPGELRELLRGVRERGWAVEDGEVTLGLGSVGVAVLDHVGWPIAAIAVTFPAEGARAAADVAELVTPVAAELGRRIGGARPSPRRL; translated from the coding sequence GTGCCCGCCGCCGACCAGACGCTGCGGATCCTGTCGCACCTCGCGCACCAGCGCGGACCGGTTCCCGCGCGATCCATCGCGACCGCCCTCGGCATCCCGCGCTCCACGGTGTACCACCTGCTCGCCGCGCTGCAGGAGCACCAGTTCGTCGTGCACCTGCCCGAGGATCGCCGCTGGGGTATCGGTATCGCGGCATTCGAGCTCGCGGGCGGGTACTCGCGTCAGGAGCCGCTCGCCCGGCTGGGCAGGCCGGTGCTCGCCGACCTCGTCGACCGCACAGGCGAGAGCGCGCATCTGGCAGTGATGCACGGTCGCGATGTGCTCTACATCGTCGAGGAGCGGGCGCCGCGCCGACCTGCTCTCGTCACCGACGTGGGGGTGCGCCTGCCCGCCCACCTGACGGCCACCGGACGGGCCATGCTCGCGGCGCTTCCTCGCGAGCAGGTGAGGGCGCTGTTCCCGGATGCCGCGTCCTTCGCCGACCGCACCGGCCGGGGCCCGCAGCGACCCGGCGAGCTGCGCGAGCTGCTCCGGGGCGTGCGCGAGCGCGGGTGGGCCGTCGAAGACGGCGAGGTGACGCTCGGGCTCGGCTCTGTCGGGGTCGCGGTACTGGACCACGTCGGCTGGCCCATCGCTGCGATCGCGGTCACGTTCCCGGCCGAGGGCGCGCGCGCGGCTGCGGACGTCGCGGAACTCGTCACGCCGGTGGCGGCCGAGCTCGGCCGGCGCATCGGCGGCGCGAGACCCTCGCCGAGGAGACTCTGA
- a CDS encoding YbaK/EbsC family protein has product MTASLPARSRLVHEAIRAAGIPGDIVVLPDAASTAVLAAQALGVEVGAIANSLVFSSDGAPLLVMTSGAHRVDTAALAKRLGHGKIRRATPEQVREATGQAIGGVAPTGHPAPLRTIVDEDLAGYPEIWAAGGTPHTVFPMTFDELVRLTGGTVMKVD; this is encoded by the coding sequence ATCACCGCCTCGCTTCCTGCCCGCAGTCGCCTCGTCCACGAGGCCATCCGCGCCGCCGGGATCCCCGGAGACATCGTGGTGCTGCCGGATGCCGCATCCACCGCGGTGCTGGCCGCCCAGGCGCTCGGGGTCGAGGTGGGCGCGATCGCCAACAGCCTGGTGTTCTCCAGCGACGGCGCGCCGCTGCTCGTGATGACGAGCGGCGCGCACCGCGTGGACACCGCGGCGCTCGCGAAACGCCTGGGTCACGGCAAGATCCGGCGAGCGACGCCGGAACAGGTGCGGGAGGCGACCGGCCAGGCCATCGGCGGAGTCGCTCCCACGGGGCATCCGGCGCCGCTGCGCACGATCGTCGACGAGGACCTCGCCGGCTACCCCGAGATCTGGGCCGCCGGCGGGACGCCGCACACCGTGTTCCCGATGACCTTCGACGAACTCGTGCGCCTCACCGGCGGCACCGTCATGAAGGTCGACTGA
- a CDS encoding Glu/Leu/Phe/Val dehydrogenase family protein, which produces MTHTLPLPDFAHERVEVITGRRSGLFIAVALHSSVLGSALGGARLWTYPHWSDALGDALRLSAAMTLKNAAAGLDAGGGKSVIALPPGTTLDTDRRRAAFLDLGDAVESLHGLYRTAEDVGSTTEDMLVVSERTEYVVGLPDAVGGSGEPAGPTSLGVYESLCATLERVAGTADVGGRRITISGLGQVGSRLAVRLSAEGARLTVTDVNPAKRDLAAELGAEWIAPGEEHLVPADVFVPAGIGGLLTDEVIDALDAKAVCGPANNPLADHSGAARLAGRGILYAPDFVVNAGGVIYLDLEAKHLGTRTEIMDRVGQIGDTVRRIFDEAEARGVTPLEAAEGLAAERLAAGGRQPALAR; this is translated from the coding sequence ATGACGCACACCCTGCCCCTGCCCGATTTCGCACACGAGCGGGTGGAGGTGATCACCGGCCGCCGGAGCGGTCTGTTCATCGCCGTCGCGCTGCACTCCTCCGTGCTCGGCTCCGCCCTCGGCGGCGCGCGCCTGTGGACGTACCCGCACTGGAGCGACGCCCTCGGCGACGCGCTGCGGCTGTCGGCCGCCATGACGCTCAAGAACGCCGCAGCAGGCCTCGACGCGGGTGGCGGCAAATCCGTCATCGCGCTGCCTCCCGGCACCACGCTCGACACCGACCGCCGCCGCGCCGCGTTCCTCGACCTCGGTGATGCGGTCGAGTCCCTGCACGGCCTGTACCGCACCGCCGAGGACGTCGGATCGACGACCGAGGACATGCTCGTCGTCAGCGAGCGCACCGAGTACGTCGTGGGCCTGCCCGACGCCGTCGGCGGCTCGGGCGAGCCCGCCGGCCCCACGAGCCTCGGCGTCTACGAGTCGCTCTGCGCGACGCTCGAGCGCGTCGCGGGAACCGCCGACGTCGGGGGCAGGCGCATCACGATCTCGGGCCTCGGCCAGGTCGGCAGCCGCCTCGCGGTGCGCCTCTCGGCCGAAGGGGCGCGCCTGACGGTGACCGACGTCAACCCCGCCAAGCGCGACCTCGCCGCTGAGCTCGGTGCCGAGTGGATCGCCCCTGGCGAGGAGCACCTCGTCCCCGCGGACGTCTTCGTCCCCGCCGGCATCGGCGGGCTGCTCACCGACGAGGTGATCGACGCTCTCGACGCGAAGGCCGTGTGCGGCCCGGCCAATAATCCCCTCGCCGACCACAGCGGTGCGGCACGCCTCGCCGGTCGCGGCATCCTGTACGCCCCCGACTTCGTCGTCAACGCGGGCGGGGTGATCTACCTCGACCTCGAGGCGAAGCACCTCGGAACGCGTACCGAGATCATGGACCGCGTCGGCCAGATCGGCGACACCGTGCGCCGCATCTTCGACGAGGCGGAGGCCCGCGGCGTCACGCCGCTCGAGGCCGCTGAGGGACTCGCCGCCGAGCGCCTCGCGGCCGGTGGCCGGCAGCCCGCACTCGCGCGCTGA
- a CDS encoding ZIP family metal transporter, protein MEGLWLAALSGLIGGGTLLVGAAVAWFVEIPQRIVAGIMAVGAGVLISTLAFELVEEAAEDGGLIPTTVGFLGGAIIYIVADQLISRRSRRPASGSSRIDASSVTEYSDGNEVSASIVARRAGAQAVSGAGLVIAVGALIDGIPESIVMGLSVLEGGISIPIVTAIAISNFPEGLGSTSALKRGGSSGRYVALLWSGIALITVVASVLGYVAFQSASPSLIALITTIAAGGLLAMVCNTMIPEAFDEQHALTGLWATIGFLAAFLLHELA, encoded by the coding sequence ATGGAAGGACTCTGGCTCGCGGCGCTCAGCGGCCTCATCGGCGGCGGCACGCTGCTCGTCGGGGCCGCGGTCGCGTGGTTCGTCGAGATTCCGCAGCGCATCGTCGCCGGGATCATGGCGGTCGGTGCCGGTGTCCTCATCTCGACCCTGGCTTTCGAGCTGGTCGAGGAGGCAGCCGAGGACGGCGGGCTCATCCCCACAACCGTGGGCTTTCTCGGCGGCGCGATCATCTACATCGTCGCCGACCAGCTGATCTCGCGACGCAGCAGGCGGCCCGCCTCCGGCTCGTCCCGGATCGACGCGTCCTCGGTCACCGAGTACTCGGACGGCAACGAGGTGTCCGCCAGCATCGTGGCCCGCCGCGCCGGAGCGCAGGCGGTGAGCGGAGCGGGGCTCGTGATCGCCGTCGGCGCGTTGATCGACGGCATCCCGGAGTCCATCGTCATGGGCCTGTCGGTGCTGGAGGGCGGGATCAGCATCCCCATCGTGACGGCGATCGCCATCAGCAACTTCCCCGAGGGACTCGGCTCGACCTCCGCCCTCAAACGAGGCGGCTCGAGCGGGCGGTACGTGGCCCTGCTGTGGAGCGGGATCGCGCTGATCACGGTGGTGGCCTCGGTGCTGGGCTACGTCGCCTTCCAGTCGGCGTCGCCGAGCCTCATCGCCCTCATCACCACGATCGCCGCCGGCGGTCTGCTCGCGATGGTGTGCAACACGATGATCCCCGAGGCCTTCGACGAGCAGCATGCGCTCACCGGCCTGTGGGCGACGATCGGCTTCCTCGCGGCGTTCCTCCTGCACGAGCTCGCCTGA
- a CDS encoding glutamyl-tRNA reductase encodes MLLCLTANHRNASLDILERLSVGAPTATRALVDDEIFVSGAVVLATCNRFEAYLDIDEPLTGGEAVAAESVIEAMAEASGVAADLLRASVAVHQGADAAAHLFAVTSGLESMSVGEDEISGQVRRALDAARADGMTSSELERLFQKATHTSRGVRNRTQLRGAHRSLVRLALELASSRVAEWAAAKIVLVGTGKYAVRTVEALRARGAGDIHVFSPSGRAEAFAAQHGLIPVSDFPAEVATADVVITCTAAAVVHADAFTPGHRVLVIDLGLPRNVDPAVGAVEAVQLLDLETIRLHAPLAEFSAHADARAIVGDAATEFHADREAGPAITALRGDVLRIVDEEIARARSRGAGDDVEAALRHLAGVLLHRPSVRIRELAVEGRIDEARAALELLHGLSVEAPGVADDDLWATA; translated from the coding sequence GTGCTCCTCTGTCTGACCGCGAACCACCGGAACGCGAGCCTCGACATCCTGGAGCGCCTCTCTGTGGGGGCGCCCACGGCGACGCGCGCCCTCGTGGACGACGAGATCTTCGTCTCCGGCGCCGTCGTGCTCGCCACCTGCAACCGGTTCGAGGCCTATCTCGACATCGACGAGCCGCTCACCGGCGGCGAGGCGGTCGCGGCCGAGTCCGTGATCGAGGCGATGGCCGAGGCATCCGGCGTCGCCGCCGATCTGCTGCGCGCGTCGGTCGCTGTCCATCAAGGGGCGGATGCCGCGGCCCACCTGTTCGCCGTCACCAGCGGCCTCGAGTCGATGTCGGTCGGCGAAGACGAGATCTCGGGACAGGTGCGTCGCGCTCTCGACGCCGCCCGCGCCGACGGCATGACCTCGAGCGAGCTTGAGCGCCTCTTCCAGAAGGCGACCCACACCAGCCGCGGCGTGCGCAACCGCACCCAGCTGCGCGGAGCTCACCGCTCGCTCGTGCGCCTCGCTCTCGAGCTGGCGTCGAGCCGCGTCGCCGAGTGGGCCGCCGCGAAGATCGTCCTCGTGGGCACGGGAAAGTACGCCGTCCGCACCGTCGAGGCGCTGCGCGCCCGCGGTGCCGGCGACATCCACGTCTTCTCCCCATCCGGCCGGGCCGAGGCGTTCGCCGCCCAGCACGGGCTGATCCCGGTCTCGGACTTCCCGGCCGAGGTCGCCACGGCCGACGTCGTCATCACGTGCACCGCTGCCGCCGTCGTCCACGCCGACGCGTTCACGCCCGGGCACCGCGTGCTCGTGATCGACCTCGGGCTCCCGCGCAACGTCGACCCCGCCGTCGGCGCGGTCGAGGCGGTCCAGCTGCTCGACCTCGAGACCATCCGGCTGCACGCCCCGCTCGCCGAGTTCAGCGCCCACGCCGACGCGCGCGCGATCGTGGGCGATGCGGCCACCGAGTTCCACGCTGACCGCGAGGCCGGTCCCGCGATCACGGCTCTCCGCGGAGACGTGCTGAGGATCGTCGACGAAGAGATCGCCCGGGCACGCTCGCGCGGCGCCGGAGACGACGTCGAGGCCGCCCTGCGCCACCTCGCCGGTGTGCTGCTGCACCGGCCGTCGGTGCGCATCCGCGAGCTGGCCGTCGAGGGCCGCATCGACGAGGCGCGCGCCGCGCTCGAACTTCTCCACGGCCTGTCGGTCGAGGCTCCCGGCGTCGCGGACGACGACCTCTGGGCCACCGCGTAG
- the hemE gene encoding uroporphyrinogen decarboxylase, whose protein sequence is MSLHDSHPSVLQRNDPPALIRAYRGERPARTPVWFMRQAGRSLPEYRELRVGTDMLDACLNPELASEITLQPVRRHSVDAAIFFSDIVIPVRLSGVDVRIVAGRGPVLENPVRTTADVASLPPLDPEALAPIRDAVALTVAELGATPLIGFAGAPYTLASYLVEGGPSKEQLKTRALMHSDPETWVALLTWCAEITGAFLAAQIEAGASAGQLFDSWAGSLSLADYTTHVAPFSALALDAVRQLDVPLVHFGVGTGELLAAMRDVGVDTVGVDWRLPLDEAVRRLGPDVSVQGNIDPALLRAPWPVLEAHIIDVLERGRAARAHIVNLGHGVPPDTDPAVLTRIVEFVHAHG, encoded by the coding sequence GTGTCGTTGCATGACTCTCACCCTTCCGTCCTTCAGAGAAACGATCCCCCCGCGCTGATACGCGCGTATCGCGGCGAACGGCCTGCTCGCACGCCGGTCTGGTTCATGCGTCAGGCGGGTCGATCATTGCCGGAATACCGCGAGCTGCGGGTCGGCACCGACATGCTCGACGCCTGCCTGAACCCCGAGCTCGCCAGCGAGATCACCCTGCAGCCGGTGCGCCGGCACAGCGTCGACGCCGCCATCTTCTTCAGCGACATCGTGATCCCGGTGCGCCTGTCGGGCGTCGACGTGCGCATCGTCGCGGGACGCGGTCCGGTGCTCGAGAACCCGGTGCGGACGACGGCGGATGTCGCGTCCCTGCCGCCGCTCGACCCCGAAGCGCTCGCCCCCATCCGCGACGCCGTCGCGCTCACGGTCGCCGAACTCGGTGCGACGCCGCTCATCGGCTTCGCCGGCGCCCCGTACACGCTGGCGTCGTACCTCGTCGAGGGGGGCCCGTCGAAGGAGCAGCTCAAGACGCGGGCGCTGATGCACTCCGATCCCGAGACCTGGGTCGCTCTGCTGACGTGGTGCGCCGAGATCACGGGCGCGTTCCTCGCCGCCCAGATCGAGGCGGGGGCTTCGGCGGGGCAGCTGTTCGACTCGTGGGCGGGCTCGCTCAGCCTTGCCGACTACACGACCCACGTCGCGCCGTTCTCGGCCCTCGCCCTCGACGCCGTGCGCCAGCTCGACGTGCCTCTCGTGCACTTCGGCGTCGGCACGGGCGAGCTGCTCGCCGCAATGCGCGATGTGGGCGTCGACACGGTGGGCGTCGACTGGCGCCTCCCCCTCGACGAGGCCGTGCGCCGGCTCGGCCCCGACGTCTCGGTGCAGGGCAACATCGACCCGGCGCTGCTGCGCGCGCCCTGGCCGGTGCTCGAGGCGCACATCATCGACGTACTCGAGCGCGGCCGCGCCGCACGCGCGCACATCGTGAACCTCGGGCACGGCGTCCCGCCCGACACCGACCCGGCCGTGCTCACGCGCATCGTGGAGTTCGTCCACGCGCATGGCTGA
- a CDS encoding protoporphyrinogen/coproporphyrinogen oxidase, which translates to MADFSVVGGGVAGLVVARRLAASGASVAVFEASDHLGGTVARHEVGGLALDAGAESFAVRGGAVEALLAELGLAGDVVAPAPVPAWLQPSTGDAVPLPATALLGIPADPLTADVVRVVGLSAAERAAELDALPVVEVPATLGALVRERHGALMLDRLVAPVVYGVHSQHPDELPVARAHPGLADAVVSAGSLSGAVARLRAAAPPGAAVAGIRGGINRLVPAVADDLERLGGDIRLGAPVDDLGALEGTVIVAAPGVVSPAAPGRRVDLVTLVVEQEELDAAPRGTGLLVAAGAPVNARALTHATAKWEWLRDAAGGRHVVRLSYDETPADPVAAAVADAEALLAVRLPVVVDAAHVFWVRPAAASVPSEVVVVGETVAGSGLAGIVAHAERTAAELLAR; encoded by the coding sequence ATGGCTGACTTCTCCGTCGTGGGCGGCGGGGTGGCCGGGCTCGTCGTCGCCCGGCGGCTGGCAGCGTCCGGCGCCTCCGTCGCGGTGTTCGAGGCGTCCGATCACCTCGGCGGCACGGTCGCGCGGCACGAGGTCGGCGGACTCGCTCTCGACGCCGGCGCCGAGAGCTTCGCCGTGCGCGGCGGCGCGGTCGAGGCGCTCCTCGCCGAACTCGGCCTCGCCGGCGACGTCGTCGCCCCCGCCCCCGTACCGGCGTGGCTGCAGCCTTCGACCGGCGACGCCGTGCCGCTGCCGGCGACCGCGCTGCTCGGCATCCCGGCGGACCCCCTCACCGCCGACGTCGTGCGCGTCGTCGGACTCTCCGCGGCCGAGCGCGCCGCGGAGCTCGACGCGCTGCCGGTCGTCGAGGTGCCGGCGACGCTCGGCGCCCTCGTGCGGGAGCGCCACGGCGCGCTGATGCTCGACCGCCTCGTCGCCCCTGTCGTGTACGGCGTGCACTCGCAGCACCCCGACGAACTCCCGGTCGCGCGTGCCCACCCCGGGCTCGCCGACGCCGTCGTGAGCGCGGGCTCGCTCAGCGGAGCGGTCGCGCGCCTGCGCGCGGCCGCTCCCCCGGGCGCCGCGGTCGCGGGGATCCGCGGCGGGATCAACCGCCTCGTGCCGGCCGTCGCCGACGACCTCGAGCGCCTTGGCGGCGACATCCGCCTCGGCGCGCCGGTCGACGACCTCGGCGCGCTCGAGGGCACCGTGATCGTCGCAGCCCCGGGTGTGGTGTCGCCCGCCGCTCCTGGCCGTCGCGTCGACCTCGTGACCCTGGTCGTGGAGCAGGAGGAGTTGGATGCTGCGCCACGCGGCACCGGACTGCTCGTGGCCGCCGGGGCACCGGTGAACGCCCGCGCACTCACGCACGCGACCGCGAAGTGGGAGTGGCTCCGAGACGCCGCCGGCGGTCGCCACGTGGTCCGGCTCTCCTACGACGAGACCCCGGCCGACCCGGTCGCCGCCGCCGTCGCCGACGCCGAGGCGCTGCTCGCCGTGCGACTGCCGGTCGTTGTCGACGCGGCCCATGTGTTCTGGGTGCGGCCGGCCGCAGCATCCGTCCCCTCCGAGGTGGTCGTGGTGGGCGAGACGGTTGCGGGGTCCGGCCTGGCCGGCATCGTCGCCCACGCCGAGCGCACCGCCGCCGAGCTCCTCGCCCGTTGA
- the hemQ gene encoding hydrogen peroxide-dependent heme synthase — MTDVAANSPTETLGYTLWAVFRRDSSAPAPAGDLSAAVAEVEASGVVVRGFYDVSGLRADADLMIWLTGVGIAPEVLQSALRILRRAEPLASLEPVWNAMGVHRDAEFTASHLPAFMRDKDPEAWLTVYPFVRSYDWYILPDDERRQMLADHGRKGAAHRSVLSNTVASFALGDYEWILALEAPELVELVDLMRDLRQTEARRHVREEVPFYTGRRIGLDEIAEVLA, encoded by the coding sequence ATGACCGACGTCGCGGCGAACTCCCCCACTGAAACCCTCGGCTACACCCTGTGGGCCGTCTTCCGCCGCGACTCCTCCGCGCCTGCCCCCGCCGGCGATCTGAGCGCCGCGGTCGCCGAGGTCGAGGCATCCGGGGTGGTCGTCCGCGGGTTCTACGACGTGTCGGGCCTGCGCGCCGACGCCGACCTCATGATCTGGCTCACCGGGGTCGGCATCGCCCCCGAGGTGCTGCAGTCGGCGCTGCGGATCCTCCGCCGCGCCGAGCCGCTGGCCTCGCTCGAGCCGGTCTGGAACGCGATGGGCGTGCACCGCGACGCCGAGTTCACCGCCAGCCACCTCCCCGCGTTCATGCGCGACAAGGATCCGGAGGCGTGGCTCACCGTCTACCCGTTCGTGCGCTCGTACGACTGGTACATCCTCCCCGACGACGAGCGCCGCCAGATGCTCGCCGACCACGGCCGCAAGGGGGCCGCCCACCGCTCGGTGCTGAGCAACACGGTCGCATCGTTCGCGCTCGGAGACTACGAGTGGATCCTGGCCCTCGAGGCTCCCGAGCTCGTCGAGCTCGTCGACCTGATGCGCGACCTCCGCCAGACCGAGGCCCGCCGCCACGTGCGCGAGGAGGTGCCGTTCTACACCGGCCGCCGCATCGGCCTCGACGAGATCGCCGAGGTGCTGGCGTGA
- the hemC gene encoding hydroxymethylbilane synthase, producing MTTLRIGTRGSTLALTQTGMVADDLADAYGVTTELVTITTDGDRSNEPLSRAGGTGLFTGALRDALLAGECDVIVHSLKDLPTAPHDQLVVAAIPAREDPRDALVARDGLKLDELPPGARVGTGSPRRMAQLGARRPDLEVVDIRGNVDTRLGKVTSGELDAVILAAAGLTRIGRTDVVTEFLDPDRWPTAPGQGALAVEVRRGEEGLVDRLDHAETRAAVEAEREVLALLEAGCSAPVGARAVVDAGLLLVSASVYSLDGTTILTSSHATVWPEDEGDPSREVAASVARELLDAGAAGLTGERP from the coding sequence GTGACCACCCTCCGCATCGGGACGCGCGGGAGCACCCTCGCGCTGACGCAGACCGGCATGGTCGCCGACGATCTCGCCGATGCGTACGGCGTCACGACCGAGCTCGTCACGATCACGACCGACGGCGACCGCTCGAACGAGCCGCTCTCACGCGCTGGCGGCACCGGACTCTTCACCGGAGCGCTTCGCGACGCCCTCCTCGCCGGTGAATGCGATGTCATCGTCCACTCGCTCAAGGATCTCCCCACGGCCCCGCACGACCAGCTCGTCGTCGCCGCGATCCCGGCCCGCGAAGATCCGCGCGACGCCCTCGTCGCGCGCGACGGACTGAAGCTCGACGAGCTCCCCCCCGGTGCTCGCGTCGGCACCGGCTCGCCCCGCCGGATGGCGCAGCTGGGCGCCCGCCGCCCCGATCTCGAGGTCGTCGACATCCGCGGCAACGTCGACACGCGCCTCGGCAAGGTGACGAGCGGGGAGTTGGATGCCGTCATCCTCGCCGCCGCCGGACTCACCCGCATCGGTCGCACCGACGTCGTGACCGAGTTCCTCGACCCCGACCGGTGGCCGACCGCCCCCGGGCAGGGCGCGCTCGCGGTCGAGGTGCGCCGCGGCGAGGAAGGGCTGGTCGATCGGCTCGACCACGCCGAGACCCGCGCCGCCGTCGAAGCGGAGCGCGAGGTGCTCGCCCTCCTCGAGGCCGGCTGCTCCGCCCCCGTCGGCGCGCGCGCCGTCGTCGACGCCGGGCTCCTCCTGGTCTCGGCGAGCGTCTACAGCCTCGACGGCACGACGATCCTCACGTCGTCGCATGCCACCGTGTGGCCCGAAGACGAGGGCGATCCGTCGCGTGAGGTCGCAGCATCCGTCGCCCGTGAACTGCTCGATGCCGGCGCCGCCGGCCTGACGGGAGAACGCCCGTGA
- the hemB gene encoding porphobilinogen synthase, whose product MRRLVAETRLHPAELILPVFVREGSSEPVPISSMPGVVQHSTESLKKAVTDAAAAGIGGIMLFGVPEYKDAVGSGATDPDGILNVATRIAVAEAADALVVQTDLCLDEFTDHGHCGVLDAHGHVDNDATLERYRDMGLAQAEAGSQLLGLSGMMDGQVAAVRDALDDSGFGNTPILAYAAKYASAFYGPFREAVQSSLEGDRRTYQQDPANRREGARELDLDIAEGADIVMVKPAMSYLDVLADAAATSPVPVWAYQVSGEYSMIEAAAAHGWIDRRRAIEESVIGIRRAGADAVLTYWALELAEWIR is encoded by the coding sequence ATGCGGCGCCTCGTCGCCGAGACCCGCCTGCACCCCGCCGAGCTGATCCTGCCGGTGTTCGTGCGCGAGGGCTCGAGCGAGCCGGTGCCGATCTCGTCCATGCCGGGTGTCGTGCAGCATTCGACCGAGAGCCTGAAGAAGGCCGTGACGGATGCTGCGGCCGCCGGCATCGGCGGCATCATGCTGTTCGGCGTGCCCGAGTACAAGGACGCCGTGGGCTCCGGCGCGACCGATCCCGACGGCATCCTCAACGTCGCGACCCGGATCGCGGTCGCGGAGGCGGCCGACGCGCTCGTGGTTCAGACCGACCTGTGCCTCGACGAATTCACCGACCACGGCCACTGCGGCGTGCTCGACGCCCACGGACACGTCGACAACGACGCGACCCTCGAGCGGTACCGCGACATGGGCCTGGCGCAGGCCGAGGCGGGCTCGCAGCTGCTCGGCCTGTCGGGCATGATGGACGGCCAGGTCGCCGCCGTGCGCGACGCGCTCGACGACTCGGGGTTCGGCAACACGCCGATCCTCGCCTACGCGGCCAAGTACGCCTCGGCGTTCTACGGCCCGTTCCGCGAGGCCGTGCAGTCGTCGCTCGAAGGCGACCGCCGCACGTACCAGCAGGACCCCGCCAATCGCCGCGAGGGCGCGCGCGAGCTCGATCTCGACATCGCCGAGGGCGCCGACATCGTGATGGTCAAGCCCGCGATGAGCTACCTCGACGTGCTGGCGGATGCCGCGGCGACGAGCCCCGTCCCGGTCTGGGCGTATCAGGTGTCGGGCGAGTATTCGATGATCGAGGCCGCGGCCGCGCACGGCTGGATCGACCGGCGCCGCGCGATCGAGGAGTCGGTGATCGGCATCCGCCGCGCCGGCGCCGACGCCGTGCTGACCTACTGGGCGCTGGAGCTTGCGGAGTGGATCCGATGA
- the hemL gene encoding glutamate-1-semialdehyde 2,1-aminomutase has translation MTTNAQEFARARGAMPGGVNSPVRAFGSVHETPRFFVSASGPYVTDVEGREYVDLVGSWGPAILGHAHPAVVKAVQDAAAHGLGFGASTPGETELAELIAARVSRDGARPVQRVRLVSTGTEATMTAIRLARGATGRDLIVKFAGHYHGHSDGLLAEAGSGVATLAMPGSAGVPAAIAAQTLVIAYNDLDALREVFAAHGDDIAAVIVEAAPANMGIVPPAEGFNAALAEIAHEHGALLILDEVLTGFRVGPAGWYGVDPVPFSPDLITFGKVVGGGLPLAAIGGSAALMELLAPLGPVYQAGTLSGNPLAVAAGRATLDHLDDAAYARIDAAAATIADAAASSLSEAGVTHVVQRSGNLFSIQFADEAPVDYDTVKAQEAFRYPPFFRAMLAQGVSLPPSVFEAWFVSAAHDDTAVARIVEALPAAARAAAEAVPD, from the coding sequence ATGACGACCAATGCACAGGAGTTCGCCCGCGCGCGCGGCGCTATGCCGGGCGGGGTGAACTCGCCGGTGCGCGCCTTCGGCTCGGTGCACGAGACGCCGCGGTTCTTCGTGTCGGCGTCCGGCCCCTACGTCACCGACGTCGAGGGCCGCGAGTACGTCGACCTGGTCGGCTCGTGGGGTCCCGCGATCCTCGGTCACGCCCACCCCGCCGTCGTGAAGGCGGTTCAGGATGCCGCGGCCCACGGCCTCGGCTTCGGCGCGTCGACGCCGGGCGAGACGGAGCTGGCCGAGCTGATCGCCGCGCGTGTCTCGCGCGATGGGGCGCGCCCGGTCCAGCGCGTGCGCCTGGTGTCCACCGGCACCGAGGCCACGATGACCGCGATCCGCCTCGCGCGCGGCGCGACCGGACGCGACCTCATCGTGAAGTTCGCCGGCCACTACCACGGGCACTCCGACGGCCTGCTGGCCGAGGCGGGCTCGGGCGTGGCCACGCTCGCGATGCCGGGTTCGGCGGGGGTTCCCGCGGCGATCGCCGCGCAGACGCTCGTGATCGCCTACAACGACCTCGACGCGCTCCGCGAGGTGTTCGCGGCACACGGCGACGACATCGCCGCGGTCATCGTCGAGGCGGCGCCCGCCAACATGGGCATCGTTCCGCCCGCGGAGGGCTTCAACGCCGCACTCGCCGAGATCGCTCATGAGCACGGCGCTCTGCTGATCCTCGACGAGGTGCTGACCGGCTTCCGCGTCGGTCCCGCCGGCTGGTACGGCGTCGACCCGGTGCCCTTCTCACCCGACCTGATCACGTTCGGCAAGGTCGTGGGCGGCGGGCTCCCCCTCGCCGCGATCGGCGGCTCAGCGGCCCTCATGGAGCTGCTCGCACCGCTCGGCCCGGTCTACCAGGCCGGCACGCTGAGCGGGAACCCGCTCGCTGTCGCGGCCGGGCGCGCGACTCTCGACCACCTCGACGACGCCGCCTATGCGCGCATCGACGCCGCCGCGGCGACGATCGCGGACGCCGCGGCATCCTCTCTCTCCGAGGCCGGCGTCACACATGTCGTGCAGCGCTCGGGGAACCTGTTCTCGATCCAGTTCGCCGACGAGGCCCCCGTCGACTACGACACGGTGAAGGCGCAGGAGGCGTTCCGCTACCCGCCGTTCTTCCGCGCGATGCTCGCCCAGGGGGTTTCGCTGCCGCCGTCGGTGTTCGAGGCCTGGTTCGTCTCTGCCGCGCACGACGACACCGCTGTGGCGCGCATCGTCGAGGCGCTCCCCGCGGCCGCGCGTGCAGCAGCGGAGGCCGTGCCGGACTGA